The following proteins come from a genomic window of Solwaraspora sp. WMMA2065:
- a CDS encoding NAD(P)H-quinone dehydrogenase has protein sequence MKRIVIIGGGPAGYEAALVAAQLRADVTVVEADGAGGACVLSDCVPSKTFIASSEVVTGYRDTEEFGIDSDGLEAVTVDATAVHARVKRLALAQSADVHSKLVKAGVTFVAGTARLGEDTLGHTHRVLVRPDYGDAEYPIEASTVLVATGATPRQLPTAVPDGERILTWRQVYDLPALPEHLVVVGSGVTGAEFASAYLAMGVPVTLVSSRDRVMPHEDADAAMAIEQVFRTRGMTILNNSRADAVTRVGDGVEVRLSDGRTVTASHALIAVGSVPNTADLGLAEYGVTVADSGHVPVDRVSRTNVPGIYAAGDCTGVLPLASVAAMQGRIAMWHALGEAVVPLRLRTVAANVFTDPELATVGVSQDEVDDGRVQARQVMLPLAGNARAKMADLRDGFVKLFCRPASGQIIGGVVVAPKASELIMPITVAVENHMTVSQLAHTITIYPSLSGSVAEAARQLMWHDEE, from the coding sequence TTGAAGCGGATAGTGATAATCGGCGGTGGCCCGGCCGGCTACGAGGCGGCGTTGGTCGCGGCACAGCTGCGGGCCGACGTCACGGTGGTCGAGGCGGACGGGGCCGGTGGCGCCTGCGTGCTGTCCGACTGCGTCCCGTCCAAGACCTTCATCGCAAGCTCAGAGGTGGTCACCGGGTACCGGGACACCGAGGAGTTCGGCATCGACTCCGATGGGCTGGAGGCGGTCACCGTCGACGCGACCGCAGTGCACGCCCGGGTGAAGCGGCTCGCGCTGGCCCAGTCGGCCGACGTGCACAGCAAACTCGTCAAAGCTGGTGTGACATTCGTCGCCGGCACCGCCCGGCTCGGTGAGGACACGCTCGGTCACACCCACCGGGTGCTCGTCAGGCCCGACTACGGTGACGCTGAGTACCCGATCGAGGCGTCGACCGTACTGGTCGCCACCGGCGCCACGCCCCGGCAGCTGCCCACCGCCGTGCCCGACGGCGAACGCATCCTGACCTGGCGGCAGGTGTACGACCTGCCGGCGCTGCCGGAGCACCTGGTGGTGGTCGGCTCCGGCGTGACCGGTGCCGAATTCGCCAGCGCGTACCTGGCGATGGGGGTGCCGGTGACCCTCGTCTCCAGCCGGGACCGGGTGATGCCGCACGAGGACGCCGACGCGGCGATGGCGATCGAGCAGGTGTTCCGGACCCGGGGCATGACGATTCTGAACAACTCGCGCGCCGACGCGGTCACCCGGGTCGGAGACGGGGTCGAGGTACGGCTCAGCGACGGCCGTACGGTGACCGCCTCGCACGCGCTGATCGCGGTCGGCTCGGTGCCGAACACGGCGGACCTGGGGCTCGCCGAGTACGGGGTGACGGTCGCGGACAGCGGGCATGTGCCGGTGGACCGGGTGTCGCGTACCAACGTGCCGGGCATCTACGCCGCCGGCGACTGCACCGGGGTACTGCCGCTGGCCAGCGTCGCGGCGATGCAGGGCCGGATCGCGATGTGGCACGCGCTGGGCGAGGCGGTGGTGCCGCTGCGGCTGCGTACCGTCGCGGCGAACGTCTTCACCGATCCGGAGTTGGCCACCGTCGGAGTGTCCCAGGATGAGGTGGACGACGGGCGGGTGCAGGCCCGGCAGGTGATGCTGCCGCTGGCCGGCAACGCCCGGGCGAAGATGGCCGACCTGCGGGACGGCTTTGTCAAGCTGTTCTGCCGCCCGGCCAGCGGGCAGATCATCGGCGGGGTGGTGGTGGCCCCCAAGGCCAGCGAGCTGATCATGCCGATCACCGTCGCGGTGGAGAACCATATGACGGTGAGCCAGTTGGCGCACACAATCACAATTTATCCTTCGTTGTCCGGATCAGTCGCCGAAGCCGCACGTCAGCTCATGTGGCATGACGAAGAGTGA
- a CDS encoding type II toxin-antitoxin system Phd/YefM family antitoxin, with translation MAIMPFTDARNRLSELIEEVERTHERIEITRHGRPVAVLISPDDLAALEETLDVLSSPEAMRQLAESRAAIAAGDVLDASQVAALMASRAPSSRDQ, from the coding sequence ATGGCGATCATGCCGTTCACTGATGCCCGCAACAGGCTGTCGGAGCTGATCGAGGAAGTCGAACGTACCCACGAGCGCATCGAGATTACGCGCCATGGACGCCCGGTCGCGGTTCTCATCTCTCCGGACGATCTCGCCGCGCTGGAGGAGACTCTGGACGTACTTTCCAGCCCGGAGGCCATGCGCCAGCTCGCCGAGTCCCGGGCGGCCATCGCGGCCGGTGACGTACTGGATGCCAGCCAGGTGGCCGCGCTGATGGCCAGCCGGGCTCCGTCATCTCGTGACCAGTGA
- a CDS encoding circularly permuted type 2 ATP-grasp protein: MEAFLADIHGPARVLADGVVPRRLVVTSAHFHREAAGIMPHNGVRIHVAGVDLIRDEQGTFRVLEDNVRVPSGVSYVMENRRAMAHVLPEVFASTRIQPVESYPAQLLRALRAAAPAGVVDPTVVVLTPGVHNSAYFEHALLAREMGVELVEGRDLVCVGNEVAMRTTGGKQRVDVIYRRIDDDFLDPVHFRADSVLGVAGLLNAARAGRVTIANAVGNGVADDKLLYTYVPELIRYYLAEEPILPNVETYRLDDGPDVLDHVLDRLDQLVLKPVDGSGGAGIVIGSQASDEQLAQVRERILIDPRGWIAQREVALSMVPTLIGNRLRARHVDLRPFAVNDGDRVWVLPGGLTRVAWWSTPARAVDPRTPHAPSTYTCTGSSLIRGWPRRPPAGRCSA, encoded by the coding sequence TTGGAGGCGTTCCTCGCCGACATCCACGGTCCGGCCCGGGTGCTTGCCGACGGCGTGGTACCCCGCCGGCTGGTGGTGACCAGCGCCCACTTCCACCGCGAGGCGGCCGGCATCATGCCGCACAACGGGGTGCGCATCCATGTCGCCGGAGTCGACCTGATCCGCGACGAGCAGGGCACCTTCCGGGTCTTGGAGGACAACGTACGGGTGCCGTCCGGGGTCAGTTACGTGATGGAGAACCGGCGGGCGATGGCCCACGTACTGCCGGAGGTCTTCGCCTCGACCCGGATCCAGCCGGTGGAGTCCTATCCGGCGCAACTGCTGCGGGCGCTGCGGGCCGCCGCGCCGGCGGGCGTCGTCGACCCGACGGTGGTGGTGCTCACCCCCGGGGTGCACAACTCGGCCTACTTCGAGCACGCGCTGCTGGCCCGGGAGATGGGCGTCGAGCTGGTCGAAGGGCGCGACCTGGTCTGCGTCGGCAACGAGGTGGCGATGCGCACCACCGGCGGTAAGCAGCGGGTCGATGTGATCTACCGGCGGATCGACGACGACTTCCTCGACCCGGTGCACTTCCGGGCCGACTCGGTGCTCGGCGTCGCCGGGCTGCTCAACGCGGCCCGTGCCGGCCGGGTCACCATCGCCAACGCGGTCGGCAACGGTGTCGCCGACGACAAGCTGCTCTACACGTACGTGCCGGAGCTGATCCGCTACTACCTGGCCGAGGAACCGATCCTGCCGAACGTCGAGACGTACCGCCTCGACGACGGCCCGGACGTGCTCGACCACGTCCTCGACCGGCTCGATCAGCTGGTGCTCAAGCCGGTCGACGGCTCCGGCGGCGCCGGCATCGTGATCGGTTCCCAGGCCAGTGACGAGCAGCTGGCTCAGGTCCGGGAGCGGATCCTGATCGACCCCCGTGGCTGGATCGCCCAGCGCGAGGTGGCCCTGTCGATGGTGCCGACGCTGATCGGCAACCGGCTGCGGGCCCGGCACGTCGACCTGCGCCCGTTCGCGGTCAACGACGGCGACCGGGTCTGGGTACTGCCCGGCGGCCTGACCCGGGTGGCGTGGTGGTCAACTCCAGCCAGGGCGGTGGATCCAAGGACACCTCACGCACCCTCGACGTACACCTGCACCGGATCATCTCTGATCCGTGGGTGGCCGAGGAGACCGCCTGCCGGTCGCTGCTCGGCGTGA
- a CDS encoding gamma-glutamylcyclotransferase family protein → MRHYAAYGSNLDPARMRAYCPHSPMVGTGWLEGWRLTFAGEGVIGWEGAVTTIVESPGDRVFVALYDVHPWDAAQLDEVEGALSGTYRRLTVRAVTLDGAVTAWVYVFDGYEGGLPTAWYLSEIANAAEKAGAPDDYVAELRKRPTRTATA, encoded by the coding sequence GTGCGTCACTACGCCGCGTATGGCTCAAACCTCGACCCTGCTCGGATGCGTGCTTACTGTCCGCATTCGCCGATGGTGGGCACCGGCTGGCTGGAAGGCTGGCGGCTCACCTTCGCCGGTGAGGGGGTGATCGGCTGGGAGGGAGCGGTCACCACCATCGTGGAGTCGCCCGGCGACCGGGTCTTCGTCGCACTCTACGACGTACACCCGTGGGACGCCGCGCAGCTCGACGAGGTCGAGGGCGCGTTGTCCGGCACCTACCGGCGGCTGACCGTCCGGGCGGTCACCCTGGACGGCGCGGTCACCGCCTGGGTCTACGTCTTCGACGGGTACGAGGGCGGGCTGCCCACTGCCTGGTACCTGTCGGAGATCGCCAACGCCGCCGAGAAGGCCGGCGCGCCGGACGACTACGTCGCCGAGCTACGAAAGCGACCCACCCGTACCGCCACCGCCTGA
- a CDS encoding GuaB1 family IMP dehydrogenase-related protein has protein sequence MRFTSDVPGGHELTYNDVFLVPNRSDVASRLDVDLATTDGTGTTVPIVAANMTAVAGRRMAETVARRGGLAVIPQDIPIEVIAEVVAWVKRRHLVHDTALTLAPTDTVGDAIHLLPKRSHGAVIVVEAGRPVGIVTESDCAGVDRFAQLRDVMSREPLTVPETTDPRTGFDLMAQGRRRAAPVVDDAGRLVGVLTRAGALRATLYRPAVDAAGRLRVAAAVGINGDVTGKATALLSAGVDTIVVDTAHGHQERMLAAVRAVRKLDPTVPVVAGNVVTATGVDDLIDAGADIVKVGVGPGAMCTTRMMTGVGRPQFSAVLECASAARRRGRHVWADGGVRHPRDVALALAAGAANVMIGSWFAGTYESPGDIYTDPDGRRYKESFGMASARAVSARTADDSPFERARKAVFEEGISSARMFLDPARPGVEDLIDEIVAGVRSACTYVGAATLAEFHDRAVVGLQSTAGYTEGLPVAGSW, from the coding sequence GTGCGGTTCACTTCCGACGTGCCCGGCGGGCACGAGCTCACCTACAACGACGTCTTCCTGGTGCCCAACCGTTCCGACGTGGCGTCCCGCCTCGATGTCGACCTGGCCACCACGGACGGCACCGGCACCACCGTCCCGATCGTCGCCGCCAACATGACCGCGGTGGCCGGCCGGCGGATGGCCGAGACCGTCGCCCGGCGGGGCGGCCTGGCGGTGATCCCGCAGGACATCCCGATCGAGGTGATCGCCGAGGTGGTCGCCTGGGTCAAGCGGCGGCACCTGGTGCACGACACGGCGTTGACCCTGGCTCCCACCGACACCGTCGGCGACGCGATCCATCTGCTGCCCAAGCGGTCCCACGGCGCGGTGATCGTGGTCGAGGCCGGGCGTCCGGTCGGCATCGTCACCGAGTCCGACTGCGCCGGCGTCGACCGCTTCGCCCAACTGCGGGACGTGATGTCCCGCGAGCCGCTGACCGTGCCGGAGACCACCGACCCGCGTACCGGATTCGACCTGATGGCGCAGGGCCGACGGCGGGCCGCGCCGGTGGTCGACGACGCCGGCCGGCTGGTCGGGGTGCTGACCCGGGCCGGCGCGCTGCGCGCCACCCTGTACCGGCCGGCAGTCGACGCCGCCGGCCGGTTGCGGGTGGCCGCCGCCGTGGGCATCAACGGCGACGTCACCGGCAAGGCCACCGCGCTGCTCTCCGCCGGGGTGGACACCATCGTGGTGGACACCGCGCACGGCCATCAGGAACGGATGCTGGCCGCGGTCCGCGCGGTGCGCAAACTGGACCCGACAGTGCCGGTGGTGGCCGGCAACGTGGTCACCGCCACCGGGGTCGACGACCTGATCGACGCCGGTGCCGACATCGTCAAGGTCGGTGTCGGGCCGGGCGCGATGTGCACCACCCGGATGATGACCGGGGTCGGCCGTCCGCAATTTTCCGCCGTGCTGGAATGCGCGTCGGCGGCCCGCCGACGCGGGCGGCACGTCTGGGCCGACGGCGGGGTGCGCCACCCCCGCGACGTGGCGCTCGCCCTAGCCGCCGGAGCGGCCAACGTGATGATCGGGTCCTGGTTCGCCGGCACCTACGAGTCGCCCGGCGACATCTACACCGACCCGGACGGCCGACGCTACAAGGAAAGCTTCGGCATGGCGTCCGCCCGGGCGGTCAGCGCCCGCACCGCCGACGACAGCCCGTTCGAGCGGGCCCGCAAGGCGGTCTTCGAAGAAGGGATCTCGTCGGCGCGGATGTTCCTCGACCCGGCCCGACCCGGCGTCGAGGACCTGATCGACGAGATCGTCGCCGGGGTACGCAGTGCCTGCACCTACGTCGGGGCCGCGACCCTGGCCGAGTTCCACGACCGGGCGGTCGTCGGGTTGCAGAGCACCGCCGGCTACACCGAAGGCTTGCCGGTGGCCGGCAGCTGGTGA
- a CDS encoding DUF4349 domain-containing protein, producing MNNARRGRWRTGGRRGAATGTAALLALLILTGCSGSEDSGVSSSADMPQRAEPAPAGGAPGDGGLTGGDDAGGEEAAGADSAGGAERGGQADRPDGTSPVDLAVGNRSIIYSGSITVRVTDVPAKAGEAATIATSVGGFVGRDQRSEYESYGRATLELRVPAEQFDQVVDRLSRLGEEVSRELTTQDVTEEVLDLDARITTQQARVRSGRALLAEAETLADLVMLESELAKREADLASLEARKRGLDDLVTLSRITVELIGPDATPPVDDESELGFLAGLGAGWRAFVGSMQVLVTVVGALLPWLIALGVPALGVFWLVRTSRGRSRPVPAATAPAGGAPVPTPRGDHDGTEGDRTDDDRVAGDATAG from the coding sequence GTGAACAACGCAAGACGAGGCCGGTGGCGCACCGGTGGCCGGCGCGGCGCGGCGACCGGCACGGCGGCCCTGCTCGCCCTGCTGATCCTGACCGGCTGCTCAGGATCGGAGGACTCCGGTGTCAGCAGCTCCGCCGACATGCCGCAGCGGGCCGAACCGGCCCCGGCGGGTGGCGCGCCTGGCGACGGCGGACTGACCGGCGGGGACGACGCGGGCGGCGAGGAGGCGGCCGGTGCGGACTCGGCCGGCGGCGCTGAGCGGGGCGGCCAGGCCGACCGGCCGGACGGGACCTCACCGGTCGACCTGGCGGTGGGCAACCGGTCGATCATCTACTCCGGGTCGATCACCGTACGGGTGACCGATGTGCCGGCGAAGGCCGGCGAGGCGGCGACGATCGCGACCTCGGTCGGCGGGTTCGTCGGGCGAGACCAACGCTCCGAGTACGAGTCGTACGGCCGGGCCACACTGGAGCTGCGGGTGCCGGCGGAGCAGTTCGACCAGGTCGTCGACCGGCTGTCCCGCCTCGGCGAGGAGGTCAGCCGGGAGTTGACCACCCAGGACGTCACCGAGGAGGTGCTGGACCTGGACGCCCGGATCACCACCCAGCAGGCCCGGGTGCGCAGCGGCCGGGCGCTGCTGGCCGAGGCGGAGACCCTGGCCGATCTGGTGATGCTGGAGTCGGAGCTGGCCAAGCGGGAGGCGGACCTGGCGTCGTTGGAGGCCCGCAAACGTGGCCTGGACGACCTGGTGACGCTGTCGCGGATCACCGTCGAGCTGATCGGCCCGGACGCGACGCCACCGGTCGACGACGAGTCGGAGCTGGGTTTCCTGGCCGGGTTGGGGGCCGGTTGGCGGGCGTTCGTCGGGTCGATGCAGGTGCTGGTCACCGTGGTCGGCGCGCTGCTGCCGTGGCTGATCGCACTCGGCGTACCCGCGTTGGGGGTGTTCTGGCTGGTGCGGACGTCGCGGGGCCGGTCCCGGCCGGTTCCGGCCGCCACCGCACCCGCCGGCGGCGCACCGGTGCCGACACCGCGAGGTGACCACGACGGTACGGAAGGTGACCGCACGGACGACGACCGGGTCGCCGGCGACGCGACGGCCGGCTGA
- a CDS encoding MBL fold metallo-hydrolase yields the protein MRLMKFGHSCVRVEHDGAVLVIDPGAFSEPAALDGVDAVLVTHEHFDHLDVGQLTDALARRPSVTIHTHPSVVSKLDGLGEVATAVESGERFEAAGIPVRAYGGWHAEIHPDLPRVPNLGFLIADSVYHPGDSFDVPTDAEVDTLFVPVSAPWLKLSEAVEFVRAVAPRRALALHDGLLNDAGHKVTDSNMTKLAGCDYARLPAGTPAR from the coding sequence GTGCGACTGATGAAGTTCGGGCATTCCTGCGTACGGGTGGAACACGACGGCGCGGTGCTGGTGATCGACCCGGGCGCGTTCAGCGAGCCGGCCGCGCTCGACGGCGTCGACGCGGTCCTCGTCACCCACGAGCACTTCGACCACCTCGACGTCGGCCAGCTGACCGACGCGCTCGCTCGACGACCCTCGGTGACCATCCACACTCATCCATCGGTGGTGTCCAAGCTGGACGGGCTCGGCGAGGTGGCGACCGCGGTCGAGTCCGGGGAGCGCTTCGAGGCCGCCGGTATCCCGGTCCGGGCGTACGGGGGATGGCACGCTGAGATCCACCCCGACCTGCCCCGGGTGCCCAACCTCGGCTTCCTGATCGCCGACTCGGTCTACCATCCGGGTGACTCGTTCGACGTGCCGACCGACGCCGAGGTGGACACCCTGTTCGTGCCGGTCTCCGCGCCCTGGCTGAAGCTCTCCGAGGCGGTCGAGTTCGTCCGCGCAGTGGCCCCGCGCCGGGCGCTCGCCCTGCACGACGGGCTGCTCAACGACGCCGGGCACAAGGTCACCGACAGCAACATGACCAAGCTGGCCGGCTGCGACTACGCCCGGCTGCCGGCCGGCACCCCGGCCCGCTGA
- a CDS encoding transglutaminase family protein, whose amino-acid sequence MGVLSTVETLPPGDLLDGQSHAWVEWWAGRWTAFDPTNGIPVGERHVAVGRGREYGDVPPLKGVYAGPANTGQGVEVAITRLR is encoded by the coding sequence GTGGGAGTGCTCTCCACGGTGGAGACCCTGCCGCCGGGGGACCTGCTCGACGGGCAGAGCCACGCCTGGGTGGAGTGGTGGGCCGGCCGGTGGACGGCGTTCGACCCGACCAACGGGATCCCGGTCGGCGAACGGCACGTGGCGGTCGGCCGGGGCCGGGAGTACGGCGACGTGCCACCACTCAAAGGGGTGTACGCCGGCCCGGCGAACACCGGCCAGGGCGTCGAGGTGGCGATCACCCGGCTGCGCTGA
- a CDS encoding type II toxin-antitoxin system RelE/ParE family toxin → MSQPSDQRPYQIRIAGPAARALAGRLPEKVATAVYEFVTTVLINNPHRLGEPLMLPPYEGTWSARRGAYRVLYEIDDERYVVTVTAVEHRGDAYRSR, encoded by the coding sequence GTGAGTCAGCCCTCGGACCAGCGGCCCTATCAGATCCGTATCGCCGGACCGGCGGCCCGTGCCCTTGCCGGGCGGCTGCCGGAGAAGGTCGCGACAGCCGTCTACGAGTTCGTCACCACTGTGTTGATCAACAACCCACACCGGCTCGGTGAACCGCTGATGCTCCCGCCCTACGAAGGGACCTGGTCGGCCCGACGCGGCGCCTACCGGGTCCTCTACGAGATCGATGATGAGCGGTACGTGGTCACGGTCACCGCCGTCGAGCATCGTGGCGATGCCTACCGGTCGCGCTGA
- a CDS encoding helix-turn-helix transcriptional regulator: protein MRVVDPRLPATLRALREQAGLSLRDLARIVYSSRSHLHDIEQSRRKPPPELLARLDDALKAGGRLTAMIHTPATVLDGDQVARLHHASRTNQISAGGTAALADLLAAQRRLDDAVGSGSVLPAAAMQLDVITGLVRDAADANRRALVDVAGQWAQFVGWLYAAVGDAAGAERTWAAGLAWTAETGDTDLAATILSFRGYAAEHQGQVGAMISLSQAAQRQPGVHPGQLAYSAGQEARGMASCGHRPSAVLGVLDRSAEHATRQFERPVPPWNYFHTGAFFLVQKGVVLLHLADAGHPGYAEKAVELLATGLAPDRRRPGWSGAHLCDLGDAHAHIGDRRAAEQAYTEAASVAATTGDDRLAARASAGVRALSAPSA, encoded by the coding sequence GTGCGCGTCGTCGACCCGCGTCTACCCGCGACACTGCGGGCGCTACGGGAGCAGGCAGGCCTGTCACTACGTGACCTCGCCCGGATCGTCTACTCCAGCCGGTCACATTTGCACGACATCGAGCAGAGCCGCCGAAAGCCACCGCCCGAGCTGCTTGCGCGTCTCGACGACGCGCTCAAGGCCGGAGGGCGGCTCACCGCGATGATCCACACACCGGCCACGGTGCTCGACGGCGACCAGGTCGCCCGGCTGCACCACGCGAGCCGCACCAACCAGATCAGCGCAGGCGGAACTGCGGCACTCGCCGATCTGCTCGCGGCCCAGCGGCGACTGGACGACGCGGTCGGCTCGGGCTCGGTGCTCCCGGCGGCCGCGATGCAGCTCGACGTCATCACGGGCCTCGTCCGCGACGCCGCCGACGCGAACCGGCGCGCCCTGGTCGACGTCGCGGGGCAGTGGGCGCAGTTCGTTGGCTGGTTGTACGCAGCAGTGGGCGACGCCGCCGGAGCTGAGCGGACGTGGGCTGCCGGGCTCGCGTGGACCGCCGAGACCGGAGACACCGACCTCGCCGCCACGATCCTGAGCTTCCGTGGCTACGCCGCCGAGCATCAGGGCCAGGTTGGCGCGATGATCTCGCTGTCGCAGGCCGCGCAGCGCCAGCCGGGTGTCCACCCTGGCCAGCTGGCGTACAGTGCCGGTCAGGAGGCGCGCGGTATGGCCTCCTGCGGGCATCGGCCCAGCGCAGTGCTCGGCGTCCTGGACCGGTCCGCCGAGCACGCTACCCGGCAGTTCGAGCGTCCGGTGCCGCCCTGGAACTACTTTCATACCGGCGCGTTCTTCCTGGTACAGAAGGGCGTCGTCCTCCTGCACCTCGCCGACGCCGGCCATCCGGGCTACGCCGAGAAGGCCGTCGAACTGCTTGCCACCGGCCTCGCGCCGGACCGGCGGCGGCCCGGTTGGTCCGGCGCACACCTGTGTGACCTCGGCGATGCCCACGCACACATCGGCGACCGTCGAGCGGCGGAGCAGGCGTACACCGAGGCTGCCTCGGTAGCGGCCACCACAGGGGACGACCGCCTCGCCGCCAGGGCGTCCGCAGGTGTCCGCGCTCTGTCCGCACCGTCCGCGTAA